A region from the Triticum aestivum cultivar Chinese Spring chromosome 3D, IWGSC CS RefSeq v2.1, whole genome shotgun sequence genome encodes:
- the LOC123073856 gene encoding AP2/ERF and B3 domain-containing protein Os01g0141000-like translates to MGVEILSSTVEHYSQYSSSASTATTESGAAGRSPMALSLPVAIADESVTSRSTSAQLALSRFKGVVPQPNGRWGSQIYERHARVWLGTFADQDLAARAYDVAALRYRGRDAATNFPCAAAEPELAFLAAHSKAEIVDMLRKHTYADELRQGLRRGRGMGTRAQPTPSWAREPLFEKAVTPSDVGKLNRLVVPKQHAEKHFPLKRTPETTTTTGNGVLLNFEDGEGKVWRFRYSYWNSSQSYVLTKGWSRFVREKGLAAGDSIVFSCSAYGQEKQFFINCKKNTTVNGGKSASPLPVVETAKGEQVRVVRLFGVDIAGVKRGRAATAEHGPPELFKRQCVAHGQHSPALGAFVL, encoded by the coding sequence ATGGGGGTGGAAATCCTGAGCTCCACGGTGGAGCACTACTCCCAGTACTCTTCCAGCGCGTCCACGGCCACGACGGAGTCAGGCGCCGCCGGAAGATCGCCGATGGCTCTGAGCCTGCCAGTCGCCATCGCCGACGAGTCCGTGACCTCGCGGTCGACATCGGCGCAGTTGGCGTTGTCGCGGTTCAAGGGCGTGGTGCCGCAGCCCAACGGGCGGTGGGGCTCCCAGATCTACGAGCGCCACGCTCGCGTCTGGCTCGGCACGTTCGCGGACCAGGACTTGGCGGCGCGCGCCTACGATGTAGCCGCGCTCAGGTACCGCGGCCGCGATGCCGCCACCAACTTCCCGTGCGCGGCCGCGGAGCCGGAGCTCGCCTTCCTGGCAGCGCACTCAAAGGCCGAGATCGTCGACATGCTCCGGAAGCACACCTACGCCGACGAGCTCCGCCAGGGTCTGCGACGCGGCCGCGGCATGGGGACGCGCGCGCAGCCGACGCCATCGTGGGCGCGGGAGCCCCTCTTCGAGAAGGCCGTGACCCCAAGCGATGTCGGCAAGCTCAATCGCCTCGTGGTGCCGAAGCAACACGCCGAGAAGCACTTCCCTCTGAAGCGCACCCCGGAGACGACGACCACCACCGGCAACGGCGTGCTGCTCAACTTTGAGGACGGTGAGGGGAAGGTGTGGAGGTTCCGGTACTCGTATTGGAACAGCAGCCAGAGCTACGTGCTCACAAAGGGCTGGAGTCGCTTCGTCCGGGAGAAGGGCCTCGCTGCCGGCGACTCCATCGTGTTCTCGTGCTCGGCGTACGGCCAGGAGAAGCAGTTCTTCATCAACTGCAAGAAGAACACGACCGTGAACGGTGGCAAATCGGCGTCGCCGCTGCCGGTAGTGGAGACTGCCAAAGGAGAACAAGTCCGCGTCGTTAGGCTGTTCGGTGTTGACATCGCCGGAGTAAAGAGGGGGCGAGCGGCGACGGCGGAGCATGGCCCGCCGGAGTTGTTCAAGAGGCAATGCGTGGCACACGGTCAGCACTCTCCTGCCCTAGGTGCCTTCGTCTTATAG